A genomic window from Oryctolagus cuniculus chromosome 12, mOryCun1.1, whole genome shotgun sequence includes:
- the ZWILCH gene encoding protein zwilch homolog isoform X3, producing MAHNPNMTHLKIDRPVTALPPLWARCDSSDPEGTCWLGAELVTTSDSITGIVLYVVTCKADKNYFINLENLKNLHKKRHHVSAVTAKGFAQYELFKSTALDETFATSQTTIILDISWSPVDEILQSPPLSSTAVLNIKVESGEPRGRLNHLHRELRFLLVLADGLRTGVTEWLEPLEAKSAVELVQEFLNDLKQLDGFGDSTRKDTESVKPDAAAVDRSVLITVRGDLDFAEQLWCKMSSSVVSYQDLVKCFSLVIQSLQRGDIQPWLHSGSNSLLSKLIHQSYHGTMDTVSLTGTIPLQILLEIGLDKLKKDYISFFIGQELASLNHLEYFISPSVDLQEQVYRVQKLHHILEIVVSCMLFIKLQHELLFSLTQSCIKYYKQNPLDEQHIFQLPVRAAAIKNLYQSEKPQKWRVEINSGHKKVKTVWQLSDSSPVDHLSFHRPDFSELTLNGSLEERAPFASMATCSQVHFK from the exons ATGGCTCACAACCCTAATATGACCCATTTGAAGATTGATCGGCCGGTTactgcccttcctcctctttgGGCAAGATGCGACAGTTCAGATCCTGAAGGTACCTGTTGGCTAGGAGCCGAGCTTGTCACGACAAGCGACAGCATTACAGGCATTGTCCTGTACGTGGTCACGTGTAAAG ctgataaaaattatttcataaatctTGAAAACCTAAAAAATTTGCACAAGAAAAGGCATCATGTGTCTGCT GTCACAGCGAAAGGCTTCGCCCAGTATGAGCTATTTAAGTCCACCGCCTTGGATGAGACCTTTGCCACATCACAAACTACAATCATTTTGGATATTTCCTGGAGTCCTGTGGACGAGATTCTTCAAAGCCCTCCACTCTCTTCGACTGCAGTTCTG AATATTAAAGTGGAGTCGGGAGAGCCCAGGGGTCGTCTGAACCATCTTCACAGAGAGCTGAGATTCCTCCTG GTGTTGGCTGATGGTTTGAGGACTGGTGTTACCGAGTGGCTCGAGCCTCTGGAAGCAAAATCTGCTGTTGAACTTGTACAGGAATTTCTGAACG ACTTGAAACAGCTGGATGGATTTGGTGATTCCACAAGAAAGGACACAGAG AGCGTGAAGCCCGACGCTGCCGCGGTGGACAGGTCTGTGCTGATCACGGTGCGCGGGGACCTCGACTTCGCTGAGCAGCTGTGGTGCAAGATGAGCAGCA GTGTGGTTTCGTATCAAGACTTGGTGAAGTGTTTCTCGCTGGTCATCCAGAGTCTGCAGCGTGGTGACATCCAGCCGTGG CTCCACAGTGGGAGTAACAGCTTACTGAGCAAGCTCATTCATCAGTCCTACCACGGCACCATGGACACAGTTTCTCTCACAGGGACTATTCCACTTCAGATACTTTTGGAAATTGGTTTGGACAAACTAAAGAAAGATTATATCAGTTTTTTCATAG gtCAAGAACTTGCATCTTTGAACCATTTG GAATACTTCATTTCTCCATCAGTAGATTTACAAGAGCAGGTTTATCGTGTTCAGAAGCTCCACCATATTCTAGAAATAGTAGTCAGTTGCATGCTTTTCATTAAACTTCAACATGAGCTTCTCTTTTCTCTGACACA atcctGCATAAAATACTATAAACAGAATCCTCTTGATGAGCAACACATTTTTCAGCTACCGGTCAGAGCAGCTGCCATAAAAAACTTATACCAAAG tgAGAAACCACAGAAATGGAGAGTGGAAATAAACAGCGGTCACAAGAAGGTGAAAACTGTTTGGCAGCTCAGTGACAGCTCACCTGTAGACCACCTGAGTTTTCACAGACCTG ACTTTTCTGAGCTGACACTCAACGGCAGCCTGGAGGAGAGGGCGCCCTTCGCCAGCATGGCCACCTGCAGCCAGGTGCACTTCAAGTAG